The Raphanus sativus cultivar WK10039 unplaced genomic scaffold, ASM80110v3 Scaffold2944, whole genome shotgun sequence genome contains the following window.
CTTTTAGACCttttaatcctcaaactgaggtaagtAGAGGTCGAACCCCCGACGTCAGGGCCCGAAGGCAGAGCTCAGCAGCCACTAGGCTACGAACAACCCGACATATGGCTTTTAAAAAGAGTGTTGTTGAGCATCAATGGGAGAATATCCTTAGGCATTGTCCAAGAGAATGCTATTGGAATCATTTTAGATTGTAGAATTATTGGGATACTCTCTTTACATAAAGAAACTAAAGAGCAGATATTGATTCGGTTACCTACCTGGTTGCAGTAGATGACATATCCAAAGACAATAATAGTAGACCAACATCAAGGCATCAAAGGCAGTTTCAATGGTGAACTGAGGAAGAATCAATCTCCTTCCAGACCAGAGTACAAGTATAAGGAAAATTTCTTTTATCATATGTTATAGATTTagctatatatatttacatgggGGAGAAAATACATACTTGACCCCATTGTTTAAAACGAGAATAAAGATTAAATATGTTGCTGAGGTCTATGTGCAAATCGGGCTACATCGAAATGAGATGGATGGAAAAATAAAAGGCATTTAAGAATGCCTCTCATATTGAAATACATAGAGTTTGAGatggtagaagaagaagaagccaagaAGGTGGTAGTGACCAATATTCGAACCAAGGCCTAGAGGTTCTTGAACGTCAAGCGTTCTTACCACAAAGCTATGGTCGCTCACATGCAGCCTACTATTTTGTGTAACGTCCAAAAAGGTGGAGGCCTTTTTTATCACAAACGGATTCAAATGTCTTTCCTTTAGCCCAACCCAACAAACATGAATAATTCATATGATTAGACACGGTAaatgttgcacaaaaaaaaagaagacacgGTAAATATCACGGAACAATAGTTCAAACTTCAGACATTGATACAGGTAACTGCTGAAATAGTTATATTGCAATAATAAAACCAAAGTTCAATCAATAACAAAATTCGACTAAACATTGAGTAGAATATGATCTCAATCGATGCAGAACTCAGCTTAATCATTGGAATTTGTAAAATAGATGATCTAAGCAAAAACTAAGGTTCCCATCAATTCAATTCAAAAGACAGAAAATGTAACCAAACTTAGCTTCCAAGAAGAgtgcttttcttttttaattaaaaagaaaacgatGAATCTAACCGTTTTGCAGTTTCTTATGTAACTTTTAGTTAAATTGAATTTGAAtctatttattataaagaaaacgACATGAAACTACCAACATTAAATTCTGTTTACTCAGGCATGTCAACGTGTTGGTTTTCTAGTTACATCTCTTTACATACAAAACTGAGAATGATGAGCAACAAAGATGAGATGAAAGTATTGAGCATGGTTCATATCCTATCCTATTGGCTtcatataattgttttttttttttttttgcttaatgcttcatataatttatatggaGGTTAAAAGTATTGAAGACGTACGTAGTATTCAACGTAAAAGCATTGTATTGAAGTAGAATGGATTTGCTACCATTCAATTATGCAAAACAAATACCAGATCGAACACTGGAATGCAAAAAGAGAAGGTCATTTTCATGAAGTttcaatttagcaaaaaaaaaaataaaataaaaagtattggAAAGCTATCGACATAACAATCAATGTGGACCATTAGATCAGAACATGGTTGATGAATCGGAGGGTGAAGAATCAACCAAGTTGAGAATGCTATTCCAGTAGTTCTTGTTGTCCTCATAGTAGCTATACTCACTCTCGTTGACTGCGACGGCTCCGGCCTCCGCCTCGTCGTTTTTAACGGTGGAGAGACTCCGATCAGCTGAATCACCGAGCAGAAGGCTGGTGAGTCCTTCTGTCGGACAGTTGATCTGCCTCATCCAGTCGTGGTCGGAATCTTTGACATCGGAGGAGGTGGAAGAAGTCACGGCGAATTCATTCATGTTCGGAACGTTGTTATTCTCTCCCGAAGGCATGATCATCAGATGGTGATTCTCGGAGAAAGTCACCGTCGATGTCGGTGATTCAAGCTGTTGATCTCCGTTTCCTGTCCGAAAAAAACATTCAtcattattgtatatatattatataacaataTTATCAGATACTAATTAATTAGCTTTTTCAAGATCATAATATCTCCTCTTACctttgtttggttttgtccaATTTGCTGATGCCTTGTGAGCCAAGCAATGATTAGGAGCTGCTGCTTTCTTGTTTTGGTAATGCTGTAAATGGAGAAGCTTTGATTCTCTGGCTAGTCTTGCTTCAGCTTCGAGCCGAGCACTCTCCCACTGAGCCATGTGGCTAAGCGTGGCTGCTGCGCTCTTGGATTGACCTGTGGAAGACATTAGAGTCTCGTTTTTGTGCTTGTGAGTCACTGGATCTATCCCCATTTTAACCAGACGTTTCTTCAAGTGTGTGTTCCAGTAGTTCTTGATCTCGTTGTCTGTCCTTTTTGCCAAGTGAGTTGCAATCGCGGACCATCTATGACAAAATCACATATCAGAGATCAAGAAGAAAAGATCAACTCTTTGGTGATTTGAGAGAGTCTTCTCACCTGTTTCCGAGGAGAGCGTGGAGTTGAATGATGGTTTGTTCTTCTTGTACAGTGAATTTGCCTCTCTTGATGTCAGGTCTTAGGTAATTAGTCCATCTGAGTCTGCAACTCTTTCCACATCTCTGGAGACCTATATGGTGTGTTTGATTAAATCAGATTTGAATAgaggtagaagaagaaaaagaaatgtgGAAAAGTTAGTTACCAGCTTCCTCAGGCAAAGAGCGCCAGCTTCCATGACCATGCTCTTCAATGTAAGCCAAAAGTTTCTGATCCTCTTCTGGTGTCCATGGCCCTTTCTTTAACCCAGCCTTATCACAGCACGGCGATCTTCCCATTACAAAACTTAGGCTAAAGCTACTGAAGAGAgaaggctttttttttttaatcttattaaataTCTTCAACGTGATTTATGGTGTAGTGTAGTGTATGAGGTGGTAGTAGTAGTcattagatgatgatgatgattgtcCACAAAAGCTGCTCTCTTGGCTTGAGTCTTGATTTATAGAGAGGGAGAGACACAACAAAAGATGATGTCTCTGTTTAGGTTCTGTAAGAGCCTCTTTCCCCGGTCTTTGACATGGATTGGCATTCAATTGGATGGGGCCTAGTTAAATTATTACCGTTTGTGAGCACCTTGATTTCTTTTATAAGTTCCACCTATCCATAGCCCTCACTTTAATAACACTCTCTAACTTAGTGTTTTAATCCCCATCTATCGTCTTTGGTCCATTCACATCCGCAGTGCCTTTGTTCAGAGGAGGGGATTAAAACCCTTGTGAACTAGTTTTGAAACTTGAACACTTCTCACTAAATCTCAATTCCTTTATCTTATACTAGCTAGGATTAGAAAGATTCTCTAGGTTTCTAATTGCAGGTATCCTAATAAAGTATAGTTTCTTAAGGGCTACAAAGTGATTAttggtttctctctttctctcttagcTATAATTAGTTACCATAAGAAGTTGCATTTCTTTATCGAAAACGTGTTTGTTGATTTCTTTCTTTCACATTTTTGCTAGCTTTTACTAGGGACTCCACAACAGTAAATGCTGTTAAATGGCggtgaagaagaggaagctgGCACTATAATGGGAAAAGCAAATCAAACAGAGCGAATTGATGAGATTTGGAGTAACTTAGAGCAAATCTTTTTACGATCTATAGACTTAATTGGTCAGAAGGCTATGACCGCGGTAAACACCAATATATTTGACAATTTACTGCTTAAGCATGCAGGCCACAGTAACTTTGTAAGAGATTTCTAACCTTATGAATATACAGAGGAAGCACTTTTGTGGTGGGGAGCAAGAAGAAAGGAGATAAACAACTTTTCCTTGTGTGATTCCTTTACCATTTAATGACAGTCCCACTAGCTGTTAGACTCTTCTTGGTGTCAAGTCATCAAAAGATCCATTTCTAtacaaagataaataaaaatagacaaTGAATGATCAAAAGCATCCAGATACTTTAAACACCAAATAGATAACTGGGCGAGGTAAAAACCAGCATTTACAATTTAGTTTTTACCTTTGAACCAGTAGCATATCAcaaaatctacaaaaaaaaaaaaattgatcgtATATGATCTCTGCAACAACATTTCTCATGAACCATGTTTAACTCAGAATCTATACCTTGTTCATCAAGCAACCTTTTACCAAAACGGTtttgagtttttcttttcttttatcatGCATGGAGTGGTTAGTCTACGGGTGATCAAATGTTGTCGACAAAGGTAAATTTTTGCTGCCAAGAAAGGTAGACGATTTATGGAGGTGACGGTGACATTAAATAGATTTTTACTAGACCAAACAACGAAAAGAGTATCCTAGTGTGTTCCATGGCAACAACAAGAGAAGGGAATTATTGAGGTGGGCTCCTAGCTTGTAGGGCGAGAAGATAGTATCTTCATCGACTCAAAGAGAAACCATAAGACAATCATAGGCCCAAAGAATTCTACAAATACTAGTATTAATGACACAAGATATTGGAAAAAAATCACATCGGCTGCAAAAGATGTAAAGGACAATGGGCCACCTCCTTTAAATGTCTTGCTGAGTTCATATTGACAGCTTCTACTCATTATGGTCCAAACAGTACTCACTAAGCTAAGCttcatagatgatgatgatgacgatgatgccACTTGTGAAAATCACATCCATTCCGAGAAGAGTGAGGGGCAAAAGCTTTATAACTGTTAGTCTGTTAACCATTTGCTTTTCTTCATCATCAGTTTTCGAACCAACTGAATACCATCATAGTTTCTTAAACTTCCACATTAATGCTCCAAATCTTTTGCATTAGTGTCTATCGAAAAGGACAAGAGCTCGCACACATGAAAAGCCACATTCTGTTATTCCCCATTTTTTTCGTAATGCTAGTAAGCAGATGGAAACGTCTGCGAAAAGTAATTCGTTTTTTCTTATCTTTATTCAGGAACTTAGTCGAAGTAACAATAAGGAACTTAAACTAGGTGATAATCAGCTAAACCAACCTTTCATAATTATCTTTCAACAATACATATTACTAAATCAGTATCCAActaaaagtaaacaaaaagGAACGAATCGAAAAACTTTCACATTAACCAAAGTAGGCCAAGGCAAGCATATGGATTACTTGAGAGATCTCATGGCAAGAAATAAGCCACGCAGATTAGAAAAGAAAGGAGTGCAACAGTACTAAAAGACTAAGTTAATAATACAGTTAAACCAGCATTAATGGATGAGTAGTTGAGTACCTTACCTTCACAAAACAGTGGTGACTTTTCAGACTCTCTGGACCAATCCAAGACTAAGGATATGAGACTTAACTGACAGTTAGTTCATGTAGGGCCAAGCAACAGCTCAATTTTGTGAGAACTTTGAAGTCCCAATTCTCTGGGTTGTGTTttgctttttcaggtttgaTTTGGAATTTCTCTAAAGATGTcacattatttaaaataaattgatcAAAATTCTATTGAACAAGACAAGCAAATCCATTGAGAAGAtcacaacaaaaagaaagaataaaaaaccTTAATTAAAACCAACAAAAGAAATTTCCTATTTGATGGTGATGAACAAGATCAGTATACTCCTCCTCTAACGCATGAGTCATGACACGCTACTGAAAACATAGAGAAAACGTAGACAAACCAGATCGTGAGAGTTGTGACCACCACAAGACAAGTTACACATGAAAAAACTGCATCAATGTCAAAAGCTTGCATGGAATAACGattgaacaaaatattaattatcattGTTTTCTAATGGTCCGCAGAAGCCAACGTATTAAGTACGAGTTTAATAGATTCAAAGGATTAAGTAGCAATAACTCATCACTGTCTAACCTAAACTTGATTGTTCACAGTTAAACCTGTCCCGCAGTAAGTTATTCTCCAATCTTCAGCAATAATACATAACCAACTGATAGtcaaccaaagaagaagaaagaagcaaaCATACACAACCACGGCCGACAGATCATTTTTTAAACGGTGCGTGAAAATGTATTGGAGGGACTATTGGGCCCTTGATATAGGCTTATGAACAGAATAAATGGGTTTATAGACGTCATCGCATGGTTGTAGCAGATAAGAAAAAtacacactacaag
Protein-coding sequences here:
- the LOC130506155 gene encoding transcription factor MYB106-like; its protein translation is MGRSPCCDKAGLKKGPWTPEEDQKLLAYIEEHGHGSWRSLPEEAGLQRCGKSCRLRWTNYLRPDIKRGKFTVQEEQTIIQLHALLGNRWSAIATHLAKRTDNEIKNYWNTHLKKRLVKMGIDPVTHKHKNETLMSSTGQSKSAAATLSHMAQWESARLEAEARLARESKLLHLQHYQNKKAAAPNHCLAHKASANWTKPNKGNGDQQLESPTSTVTFSENHHLMIMPSGENNNVPNMNEFAVTSSTSSDVKDSDHDWMRQINCPTEGLTSLLLGDSADRSLSTVKNDEAEAGAVAVNESEYSYYEDNKNYWNSILNLVDSSPSDSSTMF